From Moraxella sp. K1664, one genomic window encodes:
- a CDS encoding alpha/beta fold hydrolase — protein MSTKLTLSTLSLALTLIITGCSTLHKPKQIQSKIIETHRANITTRPQISAVASSILLSSGLTQDECMNAFDDCLDKVKEVLAFGNPQVAVNDRQHQHIARPTLALLSELYYTKALSLGEQDACQSPTRPPLDPHYANAPLSASEQADEQKERHACLSAKRDAIKASINHSYAYLFYDNLTGRQTTSPLVTESDIKAQDLYHVASNALIGELYQVQNGAFADARQQGFHLTPTSDYGHILANSYHGDDITVNLYLANDPDYMANLDEHPHNQHLLSDLVSAYDSRLADLNTTSSRAGLGVPYVGVLSDRPMITLRELVGQNTSTEPRTNHATDSPNANPADNPTNNPTDNPTKDIKANNPLLSQDLDSIASRIHSTGHMLLTGVVKPQGTHLSDVLSANVLDVHFFNPYKTKDVEILGKNYPLSANFSAGYALWLAENQLQGVGILNMLNKNTATLPQLFMLKPYDPNQKVIIMIHGLASSPATWVNLTNNLFADPVLRDNYQVWQVFYATNLPMLENRYQIREVIDTAYTLTDPNGTHPASRHSVIIGHSMGGIMARMLVSDDDLLPRLDDLGKLDDLDELVDATHIDSMDDGDLNKITNNQIRPHNNAAIRQLLADTYQEDFHNRFALHALPQVDTAVFISAPFAGTDYADRWFTRFARRVVRLPLDITKTVTGTIINSGQVDSTQLQNSAIGSLYLQNGPSQLSDQSAFIKLTKELTINDNVAYHTIMGDRAGSAEGLQGNLVGQNLSDGIVPYDSSHLDGAFSETVITGGHSIHENPKTILQLRKILHEHLARHGNHKITDVANDEKDEQDRKDGQDKESGKSTTDDINEKSIKEEINANLN, from the coding sequence ATGAGCACCAAACTTACGCTAAGCACCCTAAGCCTTGCCCTAACGCTTATCATCACAGGGTGTAGCACGCTTCACAAGCCCAAACAAATCCAATCCAAAATCATCGAAACCCACCGTGCCAACATCACCACCCGCCCACAAATCAGTGCCGTGGCAAGCAGCATCTTACTGTCATCAGGTCTGACCCAAGATGAGTGTATGAATGCCTTTGATGACTGTTTGGACAAGGTCAAAGAAGTACTTGCCTTTGGCAATCCGCAAGTTGCCGTCAATGACCGCCAACACCAACACATCGCCAGACCCACCCTTGCCCTACTCTCCGAGTTATACTACACCAAAGCCCTAAGCCTTGGCGAGCAGGACGCTTGCCAAAGCCCCACCCGTCCACCGCTAGACCCCCATTATGCCAATGCCCCCCTATCCGCCAGCGAGCAAGCTGATGAACAAAAGGAGCGTCACGCCTGCCTATCCGCCAAGCGAGATGCCATCAAGGCAAGCATTAACCACAGCTATGCTTATCTGTTTTATGATAACTTAACAGGACGACAGACCACATCACCCCTAGTCACCGAGAGCGACATCAAGGCTCAGGACTTGTACCATGTGGCGAGCAACGCCTTGATTGGCGAGCTGTACCAAGTCCAAAACGGGGCTTTTGCCGATGCTCGTCAGCAGGGCTTTCATCTCACCCCTACCAGTGACTACGGTCACATCCTTGCCAACAGCTACCACGGCGATGACATCACCGTCAATCTCTACCTTGCCAATGACCCTGACTACATGGCAAATCTAGATGAACACCCACACAACCAGCACCTGCTCTCTGACTTAGTCTCAGCTTATGACTCACGTTTGGCAGACCTAAACACCACCAGTAGCCGGGCAGGTCTGGGCGTGCCTTATGTGGGCGTGCTGTCCGACCGCCCAATGATTACCCTACGAGAACTGGTTGGTCAAAATACATCCACCGAACCACGCACCAATCACGCCACCGACAGCCCTAACGCCAATCCTGCCGATAACCCAACCAATAATCCAACCGACAACCCAACCAAAGACATCAAAGCAAATAACCCCCTGCTTAGCCAAGACCTTGACAGCATCGCCAGTCGCATTCATTCCACAGGGCACATGCTCCTAACAGGCGTGGTCAAGCCCCAAGGCACGCACTTGTCCGATGTGCTGTCAGCAAACGTGCTAGACGTGCATTTTTTCAACCCTTATAAAACCAAAGACGTTGAGATTTTGGGCAAAAATTACCCCCTATCGGCAAACTTCTCAGCAGGGTATGCCCTATGGCTTGCCGAGAACCAACTACAAGGCGTGGGCATTTTAAACATGCTAAACAAAAACACCGCCACCCTGCCCCAACTGTTCATGCTAAAGCCCTACGACCCCAACCAAAAAGTCATCATCATGATACATGGCTTGGCGTCTAGCCCTGCCACATGGGTCAATCTCACCAACAATCTCTTTGCTGACCCCGTCCTGCGTGATAACTACCAAGTATGGCAAGTGTTCTACGCCACCAACCTACCCATGCTCGAAAACCGCTACCAAATCCGTGAAGTCATCGACACCGCCTACACACTCACCGACCCCAACGGCACTCACCCCGCCAGTCGTCATAGCGTGATTATCGGGCATAGCATGGGTGGTATCATGGCAAGAATGCTTGTCTCGGATGATGATTTATTGCCCCGATTGGATGATTTGGGAAAATTGGATGATTTGGACGAATTGGTTGATGCCACGCATATAGACAGCATGGATGATGGCGACCTAAATAAAATCACCAACAACCAAATCCGCCCCCACAACAATGCCGCAATCAGACAGCTACTGGCGGACACTTATCAAGAAGATTTTCACAACCGCTTTGCCCTACACGCCCTGCCACAGGTTGATACAGCGGTGTTTATCTCCGCCCCTTTTGCAGGCACGGACTATGCCGACCGCTGGTTTACCCGCTTTGCCCGCCGTGTCGTCCGCCTACCCCTAGACATCACCAAAACCGTGACTGGCACCATCATAAACAGCGGACAAGTGGACAGCACCCAACTCCAAAACAGTGCCATCGGCTCACTCTACCTACAAAACGGACCCAGCCAGCTCTCCGACCAGTCCGCCTTTATAAAACTTACCAAAGAGCTAACCATCAATGACAATGTCGCCTATCACACCATCATGGGCGACCGTGCTGGCAGTGCCGAGGGCTTACAGGGCAATTTGGTCGGGCAAAATCTCTCTGACGGCATTGTTCCCTATGACAGCTCTCATTTGGATGGAGCGTTTAGCGAAACAGTCATCACAGGCGGACATAGTATTCACGAAAACCCCAAAACCATTTTACAATTACGTAAAATCCTACACGAGCATTTGGCACGTCACGGCAATCATAAGATAACAGATGTGGCAAATGACGAAAAAGACGAGCAAGACAGGAAAGATGGGCAAGATAAAGAAAGTGGGAAATCCACAACAGATGATATTAACGAAAAAAGCATTAAAGAAGAGATAAACGCCAATCTCAATTAA
- a CDS encoding sel1 repeat family protein, which translates to MKTLPFYKVALGAIALTALPAMAQLNIQTGIAPAMRGELTTPISHANTANLLGQSVAGVPSINANISNINRIPTITINANQSGSTRLDVSLIDDFIDDVSPNARHYPPNFPNRTTEFVTGENIKYLSDWLEPYANANDATLDVILRAAKINGMARNLNIGTDYTQRANKYMAKAVNLAPNNAEANFLYGMMISEGGGFIEGQKYLQKAASLGYVEAEQSLAQAELLADNHAGALSRLRALQSQHPTNTQIAEQVRIVENGGYYIWNIKNDNINVKPLQLASNQ; encoded by the coding sequence ATGAAAACCCTACCCTTTTACAAAGTAGCACTTGGTGCCATCGCCTTGACCGCCCTGCCTGCCATGGCTCAACTAAACATCCAAACAGGCATCGCCCCTGCCATGCGTGGTGAACTAACCACGCCCATCTCCCACGCCAACACCGCCAATCTACTTGGTCAGTCTGTGGCAGGCGTGCCATCCATCAATGCCAATATCTCTAACATCAATCGTATTCCCACCATTACCATCAATGCCAACCAAAGCGGTAGTACCCGCCTTGATGTGAGCCTGATTGATGATTTTATTGACGATGTCTCGCCCAATGCTCGCCACTATCCACCGAATTTCCCCAATCGCACTACTGAATTTGTCACAGGTGAGAACATCAAATATCTCTCTGACTGGCTAGAACCCTACGCCAATGCCAATGATGCCACCCTTGATGTCATCTTGCGTGCCGCTAAAATCAACGGCATGGCACGCAACTTAAACATCGGCACCGACTATACCCAACGTGCCAATAAATACATGGCAAAAGCCGTCAATCTCGCCCCCAATAATGCCGAAGCCAATTTCCTATATGGCATGATGATTAGTGAAGGCGGTGGCTTTATTGAAGGGCAAAAATACTTACAAAAAGCTGCCAGTCTCGGCTATGTGGAAGCCGAGCAAAGTCTTGCCCAAGCCGAGCTACTGGCGGACAACCACGCAGGGGCATTGTCTCGCCTAAGAGCCTTACAAAGTCAGCACCCGACCAATACTCAGATTGCCGAGCAGGTTCGTATCGTTGAAAATGGCGGTTATTATATTTGGAACATCAAAAACGACAACATCAATGTTAAGCCATTGCAATTAGCCAGCAATCAATAA